Genomic window (Pseudomonas sp. L5B5):
AACAGTTGCGTCGCGGGGGGGTCGTGCAGACCCGGCGTGACGGCAAGCGCGTGCTCTACAGCCTCGCCCAGGGGCCGGTGGCCGGTTTGCTCGAGGCCCTGCGCCAGTATGTCGACTACAACCATGGGCAGATCCGCGAACTGCTCAGCGACAGCGTTCAGCAGCCGGCCCGGCTGGAGGGCATCTCCCGGGATGAGCTGCGCCAGCGCTTGCAGGAGGGCGGCATGACCCTGCTGGATGTGCGTTCGCCGGAGGAGTTCGCCCAGGGGCACCTGCCGGGGGCGGTGAATATTCCGGTGGAGGAGCTGGAGCAGCGCCTGGCGGAGCTGCCGGTGGCGCAGGAGTTGGTAGCCTACTGTCGCGGCCCCTATTGCGTGCTCTCGCACAATGCCGCGGCCCTGTTACGGGCCAAGGGTTTCAAGGTGCGGCGCCTGGACGATGGCTTCACCGACTGGCAAGCCGCCGGATTGGGCGTGGAAAGTAGCCAGTGAAAGCGTCGCACAAGGGGCCGTATAGGCCATTGCCTACAGGGGCATGATCCACATCAACAGGGTTTTCAGAGAAATCCGATAAAAGGGAATCAGGCTCGGACCCACAAGGTATCGAGCCCCGGGCCTGCACCGTAAGTGCCCGAGATAACCAATAAAAACCTTTGTGGATACCGGCCGAGGGGACCACCCCAGGCAGGTTTAAAGGAATAACCTGATGGCTTTTTCTCTGTCACGCTTGTGCCTCCTGGGCGCTGCGTTGCTCTGCGTACATTCTGCCCACGCTAGCGAGCCAGCTCCGGCCGCTCCCCCCACCCCCGATGCCGAGCTGATCCAGCGCGGCCTGTATGTTGCCCAGCTTGGCGATTGCATCGCCTGCCACACCGCCCGCGGCGGTGCCGTCATGGCCGGTGGCCTGGAATTGAAGACGCCCATGGGCACCATCTACTCCAGCAACATCACCCCGGACAAGAACACCGGCATCGGCAACTACAGCTTTGAGCAGTTCGATCGTGCCATGCGCGAAGGCGTGACGCCCAATGGCAGCCATCTGTACCCGGCCATGCCGTATCCGTCCTACGCCAAGATGACCGAAGAGGACAT
Coding sequences:
- a CDS encoding ArsR/SmtB family transcription factor: MTDSFSPQQPLADMAELARILGHHHRLILLEHIARGEQPVERLVEASGLSVANTSQHLQQLRRGGVVQTRRDGKRVLYSLAQGPVAGLLEALRQYVDYNHGQIRELLSDSVQQPARLEGISRDELRQRLQEGGMTLLDVRSPEEFAQGHLPGAVNIPVEELEQRLAELPVAQELVAYCRGPYCVLSHNAAALLRAKGFKVRRLDDGFTDWQAAGLGVESSQ